The proteins below come from a single Nocardioides eburneiflavus genomic window:
- a CDS encoding LysR family transcriptional regulator produces MGSYPEVDDLRLVDAVARHGSLGAAARELLITQPSASQRLAALERRCGVRLFDRDTTGARVTAAGREMVAEADHILGHLGRVFERSRAAAESETLTVGTIPSLAMLVFPALHVALPGLRISQLVDHGPRLVGYVAEGSLDAAFVAIAGQIELPKGVTGQAVGVDPIGVLVPSTCDLRSTDRRQLAGRTVVTYTTDYSGEDLDGRVAALGATPHRAATAETAVRLGRLLGAPVVLPRSLLRTYLLDSDRELATARFGGPRLSLVTRVPRASYWADAAPLVGRELGLPKAPSRA; encoded by the coding sequence ATGGGCTCATACCCGGAGGTGGACGATCTCCGCCTGGTCGACGCCGTCGCCAGGCACGGCTCGCTGGGCGCCGCCGCACGGGAGCTGCTGATCACCCAGCCGTCGGCCAGCCAACGCCTGGCCGCCCTCGAGCGACGGTGCGGCGTGCGGTTGTTCGACCGCGACACCACCGGGGCGCGGGTCACGGCGGCCGGCCGGGAGATGGTCGCCGAGGCGGACCACATCCTCGGGCACCTCGGGAGGGTCTTCGAACGCAGCAGGGCGGCGGCGGAGTCGGAGACCCTGACCGTGGGCACCATCCCGAGTCTCGCCATGCTGGTGTTCCCTGCCCTGCACGTCGCCCTGCCCGGCCTGCGCATCAGCCAGCTCGTGGACCACGGGCCCCGACTCGTCGGCTATGTGGCCGAGGGATCGCTCGACGCGGCCTTCGTTGCGATCGCCGGGCAGATCGAGCTGCCGAAGGGCGTGACCGGTCAGGCGGTGGGCGTGGACCCGATCGGCGTCCTGGTGCCGTCGACCTGCGACCTCCGCTCGACCGACCGTCGGCAGCTCGCCGGCAGGACCGTCGTCACCTACACCACCGACTACTCGGGGGAGGACCTCGACGGGCGCGTCGCCGCCCTGGGAGCGACGCCCCACCGGGCCGCCACGGCCGAGACCGCGGTGCGCCTGGGGCGCCTCCTCGGCGCGCCCGTGGTCCTGCCGCGATCACTGTTGCGCACGTACCTGCTCGACAGCGACCGTGAGCTCGCGACCGCCCGGTTCGGAGGACCGCGCCTCTCCTTGGTGACCCGGGTCCCCAGGGCGTCGTACTGGGCCGACGCCGCGCCCCTCGTCGGGAGGGAGCTCGGGCTCCCGAAGGCTCCCTCGCGAGCCTGA
- a CDS encoding haloacid dehalogenase type II, which yields MSTPTFRPKYVSFDCYGTLISWPMTPITKELVGDQVPAEKWDQFVAEFRGYRYDAVLDAYQPYEEVLQSSFDRVCRKWGIGSDPSAGKRFADGVRSWGPHPDVVEPLKRMAEHYKLVILSNADDSFLAESVPRLEAPFHAVLTAEEAGYYKPRYAAFEYMLDQLDATPDDFVHVSSHTRYDPMPMHDMGFRNLVLLDRGYDPVPPGYDLTVVKSLDELNTMLGI from the coding sequence ATGAGCACTCCCACGTTCCGTCCGAAGTACGTCTCGTTCGACTGCTACGGCACCCTGATCAGCTGGCCGATGACCCCGATCACCAAGGAGCTGGTCGGTGACCAGGTCCCGGCCGAGAAGTGGGACCAGTTCGTCGCCGAGTTCCGCGGCTACCGCTACGACGCGGTGCTCGACGCCTACCAGCCCTACGAGGAGGTGCTGCAGAGCTCGTTCGACCGGGTGTGCCGCAAGTGGGGGATCGGGTCCGACCCGAGTGCGGGCAAGCGGTTCGCGGACGGTGTGCGGAGCTGGGGTCCGCACCCGGACGTGGTGGAGCCGCTGAAGAGGATGGCCGAGCACTACAAGCTGGTGATCCTGTCCAACGCCGACGACTCCTTCCTCGCCGAGAGCGTCCCGCGGCTCGAGGCGCCCTTCCACGCGGTCCTGACCGCCGAGGAGGCCGGCTACTACAAGCCGCGCTACGCCGCGTTCGAGTACATGCTCGACCAGCTCGACGCCACGCCGGACGACTTCGTGCACGTCTCCTCGCACACCCGCTACGACCCGATGCCGATGCACGACATGGGCTTCCGCAACCTGGTGCTGCTCGACCGCGGCTACGACCCGGTCCCGCCCGGCTACGACCTGACCGTGGTGAAGTCCCTCGACGAGCTCAACACGATGCTCGGCATCTGA
- a CDS encoding aspartate aminotransferase family protein encodes MSSTLSRAIKSFPNRFDPDVLSTLPAHLQETIRRRHQVLGPGYMLMYREPVEFVSGQGAHLFDHEGNDYLDVYNNVPCVGHAHPRVVEVVSRQLAAVNTNTRYVQEALVDYAERLLATFPAGLSRLSLACSGSEANDLAMRVAKYHTGGEGIIVTRWAYHGITSEVSRFSPSLGKGSPLGPGVRLIDPPDPRLVAPGSTLAEHMRAQVRDAIEDLERHGFRLAALVTDSTYSSDGIFTDPVGYMPGVVEEVHAAGGVYIADEVQSGFARLGEEMWGFARHGVLPDIVTMGKPMGNGVPISGVVFRPEVSDDFGRNVRYFNTFAGSSIPVAAGAAVLDVFEEENVQQRVLENGTTLRAGIEEITRESPYVAEVRGRGLYVGVEIVADRDTLAPDRGLAEDVISDMRDRRVLISGTAKAANVLKIRPPLAFTSADVTRFLETFAEVAKERL; translated from the coding sequence ATGTCGTCCACCCTCAGCAGAGCGATCAAGAGCTTTCCCAACCGGTTCGACCCCGACGTGCTGAGCACGCTGCCGGCGCACCTCCAGGAGACCATCCGGCGGCGCCACCAGGTGCTCGGCCCCGGCTACATGCTCATGTACCGGGAGCCGGTGGAGTTCGTGTCGGGTCAGGGCGCCCACTTGTTCGATCACGAGGGGAACGACTACCTCGATGTCTACAACAACGTGCCGTGCGTGGGGCATGCGCACCCGCGAGTGGTCGAGGTGGTGTCGCGCCAGCTGGCGGCGGTGAACACCAACACGCGTTACGTCCAGGAGGCGCTGGTCGACTACGCCGAGCGGCTCCTCGCCACGTTCCCGGCCGGTCTGTCGAGACTGAGCCTGGCGTGCAGCGGGTCGGAGGCCAACGACCTGGCCATGCGAGTGGCGAAGTACCACACCGGTGGCGAGGGGATCATCGTGACCCGATGGGCCTATCACGGCATCACCAGTGAGGTCTCGCGGTTCTCCCCGTCGTTGGGGAAGGGGTCGCCGCTGGGGCCGGGCGTGCGGCTCATCGATCCTCCTGACCCGCGGCTGGTGGCACCGGGGTCCACGCTGGCCGAGCACATGCGGGCCCAGGTGCGTGACGCGATCGAGGACCTGGAGCGCCACGGCTTCCGACTCGCGGCGCTGGTCACCGACTCCACCTACAGCAGCGACGGGATCTTCACCGACCCGGTCGGCTACATGCCGGGCGTGGTGGAGGAGGTGCACGCGGCGGGCGGCGTCTACATCGCCGACGAGGTGCAGTCGGGATTCGCCCGGTTGGGGGAGGAGATGTGGGGGTTCGCCCGTCACGGTGTGCTGCCGGACATCGTCACCATGGGCAAGCCGATGGGCAACGGGGTGCCGATCTCCGGCGTGGTGTTCCGCCCGGAGGTCTCGGACGATTTCGGACGGAACGTGCGCTACTTCAACACCTTCGCCGGGAGCTCCATCCCGGTGGCGGCCGGAGCCGCGGTGCTGGATGTCTTCGAGGAGGAGAACGTGCAGCAGCGCGTCCTCGAGAACGGCACGACGCTGCGTGCCGGGATCGAGGAGATCACCCGCGAGTCGCCCTACGTCGCCGAGGTACGCGGGCGTGGCCTGTACGTGGGTGTGGAGATCGTGGCCGACCGCGACACGCTCGCACCCGACCGCGGACTCGCCGAGGACGTGATCAGCGACATGCGGGATCGTCGGGTCCTCATCAGCGGCACGGCCAAGGCAGCGAACGTCCTGAAGATCCGTCCCCCGCTCGCCTTCACCTCCGCCGACGTCACCCGGTTCCTCGAGACCTTCGCCGAGGTCGCGAAGGAGCGTCTGTGA
- a CDS encoding phosphotransferase — protein sequence MSTPPPSAVDRLFAESGMGSSHDPIEVGLVGSLLAEHFDLVGRLHPVATEKDDTFRLEAESSGYLVKVSPPDEAPSVVGLQTEAMRFLEATAPELPVQRVRLTVDGRDHVVLASNDGRTRILRVFDFVEGSVWAQAHPDDELLAVVGEMLGRVDVALEAFCHPADRRGLVWDLRHFHHLTELVEHTPDAGHRRLAERVFQLFDATVVPSLEDLETQVIHGDYSPYNVVVDGHREGYVCGVIDFGDTVRSAVIFDPAVAMANLLGRTADDPWREACAFVAGYQRTRPLRDRELPLLPVAALARLTLRGLITHWRAERVPERRDYLLAHAKDDWTNVERSLAVPMEDVIGRLRVGRTAPPSGAPGSIGS from the coding sequence GTGAGCACACCGCCCCCGAGCGCGGTCGACCGGCTGTTCGCCGAGAGTGGCATGGGCTCCTCGCACGACCCGATCGAGGTGGGGCTGGTCGGCAGCCTCCTCGCAGAGCACTTCGACCTCGTCGGACGGCTCCACCCGGTGGCGACGGAGAAGGACGACACGTTCAGGCTCGAGGCCGAGTCGTCCGGCTACCTCGTCAAGGTCTCGCCACCCGACGAGGCACCGTCGGTGGTGGGGTTGCAGACGGAGGCGATGCGATTCCTCGAGGCAACGGCGCCGGAGCTGCCCGTGCAGCGGGTGAGGTTGACCGTCGACGGGCGCGACCACGTGGTCCTCGCGTCGAACGACGGCAGGACGCGGATCCTGCGGGTCTTCGACTTCGTCGAGGGATCGGTGTGGGCCCAGGCGCACCCGGACGACGAGCTGCTCGCCGTGGTGGGGGAGATGCTCGGCCGCGTCGACGTGGCGCTCGAGGCGTTCTGCCACCCGGCGGACCGGCGCGGGCTCGTGTGGGACCTCCGGCACTTCCACCACTTGACGGAGCTCGTCGAGCACACGCCGGATGCCGGGCACCGGCGTCTGGCCGAGAGGGTGTTCCAGCTCTTCGACGCCACTGTCGTCCCGAGCCTGGAAGACCTCGAGACGCAGGTGATCCACGGTGACTACAGCCCCTACAACGTGGTCGTCGACGGCCACCGGGAGGGTTACGTCTGCGGTGTCATCGACTTCGGTGACACCGTGCGCAGTGCGGTGATCTTCGACCCTGCGGTGGCGATGGCGAACCTGCTCGGCCGGACGGCCGACGACCCATGGCGCGAGGCCTGTGCCTTCGTCGCCGGCTACCAGCGCACGCGGCCGCTCCGGGACCGCGAGCTGCCGCTGCTGCCAGTGGCCGCTCTGGCCCGACTCACCCTGCGCGGGCTGATCACCCACTGGCGCGCCGAGCGCGTCCCGGAGCGGCGCGACTACCTCCTGGCCCACGCCAAGGACGACTGGACCAACGTCGAACGTTCCTTGGCCGTGCCGATGGAGGACGTCATCGGCAGGCTCCGGGTGGGTCGCACCGCTCCCCCGTCCGGGGCACCAGGATCGATAGGGTCGTGA
- a CDS encoding ROK family transcriptional regulator: MNGNPTSRDHNKASVLDVVLSRAPLTRNELIATTGLSKATVSRAVEELRADGFVVDGALDEVTGRGRRSTYLDVPSSTGHVVGISFGIQSTAVLVADLRGREVHHVLVPTPHHLDVAKAAEWLVGLMKEVSGPAGGPLRQVVVAVPGRVRGGTEIFGSAEPAQVFGGSGLQRALADLVAAPVLLDSDANASLLGILTENSTLGNAVLFSLSSILSFASCTDHELVRGRTPAFGDIGVLSSGVGDQPLDGLMSTSGLLRFARGRGLDLERIDELWQRQHDEGSRAAVLDAFTTALVTAVSAVVVTLDPESVFLVGRLTPLVDEVLPEVRRRLTMSLPTVPEVEVATQELGLSVARGAVYASLGIARDRLREAVLEARRQGQQTERFAPAF, from the coding sequence GTGAACGGCAACCCCACCTCACGCGACCACAACAAGGCGTCGGTCCTCGACGTGGTGCTGTCACGCGCACCGCTGACGCGCAACGAGCTCATCGCGACCACGGGACTGAGCAAGGCCACGGTGTCCCGAGCCGTGGAGGAGCTCCGTGCGGACGGCTTCGTCGTCGACGGCGCGCTCGACGAGGTCACGGGTCGTGGCCGCAGGTCCACCTACCTCGACGTGCCCAGCAGCACGGGACACGTCGTCGGCATCAGCTTCGGCATCCAGAGCACGGCCGTCCTGGTGGCCGACCTGAGAGGTCGCGAGGTGCACCACGTCCTCGTGCCCACCCCCCACCACCTGGACGTGGCGAAGGCCGCGGAGTGGCTGGTGGGCCTGATGAAGGAGGTGAGCGGGCCGGCGGGGGGGCCGTTGCGCCAGGTCGTCGTCGCCGTGCCCGGCCGGGTCCGGGGAGGCACGGAGATCTTCGGTTCGGCGGAGCCGGCGCAGGTCTTCGGGGGCTCCGGCCTCCAGCGAGCGCTTGCCGACCTGGTGGCCGCGCCCGTGCTGCTGGACAGCGACGCCAACGCGTCCCTGCTCGGGATCCTCACCGAGAACTCCACCCTCGGCAACGCCGTCCTCTTCAGCCTGAGCAGCATCTTGAGCTTCGCCAGCTGTACGGACCACGAGCTGGTCCGGGGACGTACCCCCGCATTCGGAGACATCGGCGTGCTCTCCTCCGGGGTCGGCGACCAGCCCCTCGACGGGCTGATGAGCACGAGCGGCCTCCTCCGGTTCGCTCGAGGGCGAGGACTCGACCTCGAGCGCATCGATGAGCTCTGGCAGCGGCAGCACGACGAGGGGTCCCGCGCCGCGGTCCTGGATGCGTTCACGACGGCACTGGTCACCGCCGTCAGTGCGGTCGTGGTGACGCTCGATCCGGAGTCCGTCTTCCTCGTGGGCCGGTTGACTCCGCTGGTGGACGAGGTCCTGCCCGAGGTACGACGGCGACTCACCATGAGCCTCCCGACGGTGCCAGAGGTCGAGGTGGCGACCCAGGAGCTGGGTCTGTCAGTGGCGCGAGGAGCGGTGTACGCGAGCCTCGGGATCGCTCGGGACCGGCTGCGGGAAGCCGTGCTCGAGGCACGTCGTCAGGGCCAGCAGACCGAGCGGTTCGCGCCGGCCTTCTGA
- a CDS encoding NAD(P)/FAD-dependent oxidoreductase yields the protein MVGDLNPRRPLSGDHTCDVAIVGAGFAGLWTAYYLKAADPSLRVTLVEAEIAGFGAAGRNGGFVSAGIAGSGARYARASGWDEVLRAERETQRGVDEIGRVIAAEGIDCGYKKEGALNLATTEPQVQRLRARTEAKHRFGLGTDDYRLLTADECADFVRGAGGVLAGSFTPHSARVDPARLARGLAEACERLGVTIYEQTPAEQLGPRVVQCRSGRISADIVIRATEAYTIQERSQRRSFLPLYSLMIATEPLPQETWDELGWRDGMGISDLRHLYYYSQRTIDGRIALGGRGAPYRLSNPLSPENERDASVFQRLCETLREAFPAASQASITHHWGGALAVPRDWCTRLAFDRSSGLGFVGAFGGHGVTAANIMGRTMRDLIMGESTDLTSLPWVGHHTRNWEPEPIRFIASRLIAKTLDASDAYEERTGTPAKRARLVQPFLPPS from the coding sequence TGGACCGCCTACTACCTCAAGGCAGCGGACCCCTCCCTGCGGGTCACCCTGGTCGAGGCCGAGATCGCGGGATTCGGCGCCGCCGGTCGCAACGGCGGGTTCGTTTCGGCCGGAATCGCCGGCAGCGGCGCGCGCTACGCGCGCGCAAGCGGGTGGGACGAGGTCCTGCGAGCCGAGCGGGAGACCCAGCGCGGTGTCGACGAGATCGGCCGCGTCATTGCCGCCGAAGGGATCGACTGCGGCTACAAGAAGGAGGGCGCACTGAACCTCGCGACGACCGAGCCGCAGGTGCAGCGCCTTCGCGCCCGGACCGAGGCCAAGCACCGATTCGGACTCGGGACCGACGACTACCGACTCCTGACCGCCGACGAGTGCGCCGACTTCGTCCGCGGGGCCGGGGGCGTCCTCGCCGGGTCCTTCACGCCGCACTCCGCTCGCGTCGATCCCGCTCGGCTGGCCCGCGGGCTCGCCGAGGCCTGCGAACGGCTCGGTGTCACGATCTACGAGCAGACACCAGCAGAACAGCTCGGCCCCCGCGTGGTGCAGTGCCGGAGCGGCCGGATCTCGGCCGACATCGTGATCCGTGCCACGGAGGCCTACACGATCCAGGAGCGGTCCCAGCGGCGCAGCTTCCTGCCGCTCTACTCGCTCATGATCGCGACCGAGCCCCTCCCCCAGGAGACCTGGGACGAGCTCGGCTGGCGGGACGGCATGGGGATCTCGGACCTGCGGCACCTCTACTACTACTCCCAGCGGACGATCGACGGCCGGATCGCGCTGGGCGGCCGAGGCGCGCCCTATCGCTTGTCCAACCCCCTCTCGCCCGAGAACGAGCGGGACGCCAGCGTCTTCCAACGGCTCTGCGAGACCCTTCGCGAAGCCTTCCCCGCTGCCTCACAGGCCAGCATCACCCACCACTGGGGTGGTGCCCTGGCCGTGCCTCGCGACTGGTGCACCAGGCTCGCGTTCGACCGCAGCAGCGGGCTCGGGTTCGTCGGTGCCTTCGGTGGTCACGGCGTCACTGCCGCCAACATCATGGGCCGCACGATGCGCGACCTGATCATGGGCGAGAGCACGGACCTCACGTCCCTGCCGTGGGTGGGACACCACACGCGCAACTGGGAGCCCGAGCCCATCCGGTTCATCGCGTCCCGGCTCATCGCCAAGACACTCGACGCCTCCGACGCCTACGAGGAACGCACCGGCACGCCGGCCAAGCGCGCCCGGCTGGTCCAGCCGTTCCTGCCGCCGAGCTGA